CCCCTGCGTCCTCCGGTGGATCGCCCATCGCGACCTGGACGTCGGCCAAAGCCGCAATCACTTTGTCCACTTCGCCACGCCAGATCCAAGTCGCGAACTGCTTGTAGCATTGCCATGCTGCGTCACGCTCGCGGTGAATCGCTCGCGCCGCAGCAAGGCTGTACGACAACCCATGCATGATGTCCAACACGCTGGTGTAGTCCGAGAACCACTGTGCCTGGAGATCCTCGATCGCAGAAGAACCATCCGAAACAAACACCTTCTGCGTTGCTTTGCCGAACCCTTGATACCAGGCGGCGCTGGCCACCTTGGGGCCGGATGATCGCATTGTTCGTTACGGCGGCGACGAGTACGTGATTATCTTGCCGGGCCAAGGGAAAACGGAAGCGTTGGAAAAGATCGAACGTCTGCGTCAAGGTCTGGAGTCTGATATTTTTCTTCGCAAAGAGAATATCAATCTGCAGATTACAGCTTCGATTGGTCTGGCGACGTATCCCGAAGACGCCAAAGACAAACGTGAACTTCTAGCCGCCGCCGATCAATGTCTGTTTCGTAGTAAGGCGGCAGGCAAAAACCGCGTCACAGTATACAAGGCGGACGGGCAGTAACCAAGAACACGGGAGGTCTGCATCAAATGCGAGTCTCGGTGTGCATGTGTTTTCAGATCCATTGATGTTTCCAACGACGACGGCGCAGCATACCCGGTTCTCTCGCTTGCAGTGTCTGTACATGCACCGGGTTTATGAATCCGCCGTATTCACCCGCAAGCATGCGGTTCAAACGTTTTAAGTCTGATCCAGCACAGGAGGACTCTCTGGGTGAAACTGGTCCAAGATCGCGTACCCAAGATGCTAGTTCGGTGAACTCGCCCGCGTTCGCCAATGTGTATGTATAAGTCGCAGTTCTTGTTTGTTCTCATGTACGGCAGAAGTTGTTCTTATCGACATGGTTCGGTCGGCAACGCGTTTGCACGCTGCCACTCACCCATGCAAATTGAGACACTCTGACGCCTCGATCAGCTTGAATAATCGCAATCTGACTCGGGGATTCTGAAATCATTTTTGGGACCTTTTCGATCCGCATTGCCCAAGCCGTCATTTCGGTAGCCGTCATTTTTCGCTGACCCTTCGCGGTAGTGTACAGTCTCGCCGTTGTAACGACATCTGATCCATCGCCTCGGTTCTAGTGAGTCTCGGCAGGCGTTAGGATACCTGGGGCTGAATCGTTCCGTGATGCTCGTCTGGATCGGTTTTCGAGTTTGGCGTTTGATACTGCACCTCAAAGAAAAAGACGCTCTGGGTCCTGCGCAATGAAAACGAAGAAACGAAGAACTTTGGGGTTTCAACGACTCGAAGACAGACGCTTGTTGGCGGTCAGTGCGGTCGCCGTTACGTCACACCACGCCGGGCGCGCTGGCGAATCGGGCAACGCCGACGTTCAGACGGTCTATCTCGACGCCGACGGAGCCGACACGGCGTATCGAGGTCCCATTCAAGTTGATCCGCTGCGAGTTCCAGCGTTTTCTGCTTCCCGATCTGGTTTGGCTGGGTCTGAGCAACGGATCGTTGAGAGGTCGTTGGAGATTTTGAACTACAATTTTTCGAGACAAGGAGTGCGGTTTACTGCAA
Above is a window of Rubripirellula tenax DNA encoding:
- a CDS encoding diguanylate cyclase, whose amino-acid sequence is MIILPGQGKTEALEKIERLRQGLESDIFLRKENINLQITASIGLATYPEDAKDKRELLAAADQCLFRSKAAGKNRVTVYKADGQ